One window of the Methanocaldococcus vulcanius M7 genome contains the following:
- a CDS encoding argininosuccinate synthase, which yields MEKIAVLAYSGGLDTSCCLKLLEDKYDYKVVSVCVDVGQPVEEIKEVEEKAKNLGVLKHYTIDAKEEFVKDYIFRAIKANAMYEGYPLSTALARPLIAYKVVEIAKEVGAEAVAHGCTGKGNDQFRFETTIRIKAPDLKVVAPIRDLNLTRVEEIEYAKEKGIPIPTESKKYSIDENLWGRSIEGSELEDPDFIPPEEIYAWTKNPLEDKEEEIVEIEFEKGIPVAINGERLDPVELIKKANEIAGRHGVGRIDIIEDRIVGLKSRENYECPGAILLITAHKALEQLVLTRDELRFKEIVDSLYGELIYKGLWFDPLREDLDAFIDKTQERVSGKVKVKLYGGSARVVGRESPYALYSKELVSFDEKEMDQKEIAGMVKYHGLQAMLYELVKKKNKQ from the coding sequence ATGGAAAAAATAGCTGTTTTGGCATATTCTGGAGGTTTAGATACAAGTTGTTGCTTAAAATTATTGGAGGATAAATATGATTATAAAGTCGTTTCTGTCTGCGTGGATGTTGGACAACCAGTAGAGGAAATAAAGGAAGTGGAAGAAAAAGCTAAAAATTTAGGTGTTTTAAAACACTACACTATTGATGCAAAAGAGGAGTTTGTTAAAGATTATATATTTAGAGCAATTAAAGCAAACGCAATGTATGAAGGTTATCCTCTATCAACGGCCTTAGCAAGACCACTAATAGCTTATAAAGTTGTTGAGATTGCCAAAGAAGTTGGAGCCGAGGCAGTTGCCCACGGATGCACTGGAAAAGGAAATGATCAATTTAGATTCGAAACAACTATTAGAATAAAAGCTCCAGATTTAAAGGTTGTTGCTCCAATAAGGGATTTAAACTTAACAAGAGTTGAGGAAATTGAATATGCAAAGGAAAAGGGTATTCCAATACCAACAGAAAGTAAAAAATACAGTATTGACGAAAACTTATGGGGAAGAAGTATAGAAGGTAGCGAATTGGAAGATCCGGATTTTATCCCTCCAGAGGAAATATATGCTTGGACTAAAAACCCATTGGAAGATAAAGAAGAAGAAATTGTAGAGATTGAATTTGAAAAAGGAATTCCAGTGGCAATAAATGGAGAAAGATTAGATCCTGTTGAGTTGATAAAAAAGGCAAATGAGATTGCTGGAAGGCATGGTGTTGGTAGAATAGATATTATTGAAGATAGGATAGTTGGATTAAAATCAAGAGAAAACTACGAATGTCCTGGAGCAATTTTATTAATAACAGCACATAAAGCTTTGGAACAGTTGGTCTTAACAAGAGACGAACTCAGATTTAAAGAAATTGTAGATAGCTTGTACGGAGAGCTTATCTATAAAGGTTTGTGGTTTGATCCATTAAGAGAGGATTTAGATGCTTTTATTGATAAAACCCAAGAGCGAGTGAGTGGAAAAGTCAAAGTTAAGTTATATGGAGGAAGTGCGAGGGTTGTTGGAAGAGAAAGTCCTTATGCTCTATATAGCAAAGAACTCGTCTCTTTCGATGAAAAAGAAATGGACCAAAAGGAAATTGCTGGTATGGTTAAGTATCACGGATTACAAGCAATGCTCTACGAATTGGTAAAGAAGAAAAATAAACAATAA